In the genome of Juglans microcarpa x Juglans regia isolate MS1-56 chromosome 6S, Jm3101_v1.0, whole genome shotgun sequence, the window TATGTTGGCATTGATTGATTGTTTAATGAGTTATAGATAATTGATGTATCGTTAAAAAGACGATTAtaaatgtttttatatattaattataaactacAAGGTAATATTTCCTTATGATCTTTcaaaatcatgagttttgattttcattttcttagcCAAAAATGTAGGTCTCATTTagttgatgagatgagatgaaatgatatgtgaatagtagtgaaatgatttataaataataataaaattatttgagttgacatgttttatgagattttgaaaaggagtgagaagaagttgaataaaaatattataaagttataatattgttataatataatttttttgagatttgaaaaaattgaattgtttttttttttttaaatttgggaaagttgcaataattaagtaatgattagatgtaaaaatttgaaattgaaaagtgtttgtgtttatagtatttagatattaatataagatgagatgaaataagatatatttttgCCATCCAAGCCAAATTTGTTAGATGAGTTATAGGTGTATCGTTAAAAGGACGATTAGAAATGTTTTTATtatagagtaattctacatgCAATCGTAAAGTGCGTAAATGCcggtaatcactttgaaaaagagtggggttcattattaaaaattttatttttttatgtgggtctcatattttattcattttttttcaaaacgattacgcggcgGTTGAACAATTCacggttgtaaatatattttctttttattataataattagaaacTAAAGGTAGTATTTCTTTAtcatctttccaaaatcacgagttttcattttcattttcttaggCAAAATTGTATTAGTGTCGACCCATTATAACTCTACCATGgctatttaatttgttaataatactgCGTATTAACTTTtagagataatatcaaatcaaattcatTATTATCTAAATcaagagtttttaattttcataattttaaaagattttatcttatcaggtgatttgatttttataatgatcATGATATTTATCTTGgctcatttttatatattttccttaTAAATAAAGATCTAtttggatatttaaaatattttactatatatgtgaatattaacaaaatagtttgaattaaaatactttattagattttgataaagaagagagaaaaaaattatttgaatataattattattttaaaaactgaaaaattagtattattttttgtgttttgtttaagaattttaaaaaattataatgataagataataattaaataaaaaaattgaagacttaaaatttaaaaatattttatatttaaataatatttgagaagaaaatatataaaagtacaCGAGAATACTTGTGTTTTCAAATGGAATATTAAAGTCTTAAGcgtttgaaatgaaaaataaataaataaaatcccgGAGACTTTCTTTCACGCGGCTTAATACATCCACCCAACCTGCGTACGTCAACTTTGAGCAATTTCAAATgggtaataaaaataaatgaataataaagtCGGGGGTGAAGTAGAGTGGGGCAGCGGATTGCCTGTTCTCCAAGTAACAATAAAATTGATGGTGACAACGGATCTTTGACTAAGCCACGTCCAAGTCACTGTCACTACAATCTATATGACCAATTTGCCCTTCTCCCTCTCCAACCAAATTTACTAGAGTACCCTTTCACTGATGAAAGTATAGTTGGTGCCAAAAACAactattgttttttttgttgaatttgatcataaaatatttcattttacattATCTTGCAGAGAGGGAAGGGACGGAGATTAGATTTCACACTAATTTAATTTGGAGAGAGTGCTTACTGCTTAGtcaaatgctcaataaatattatatcactgTGTAATCTCCTTcgctttatatttattttgtttatttttaaaaatgagatgaaataagataagatgagttaagattaaagttaaaaaattaaataaaatattattataatatattttaatgttatttttattttgaaatttaaaaaaattgaatttttatttcattttgtgtaaaaattttaaaaaagttataataatgagatgagagatttttaaaattttaaattttaatcttgaaaACAATCCAACCCTAAAATTTAGACAAATTCAATTCAGaagattatagtttttttttattaattgatttcttttaagattatataataatagatGATATCATGATACATTTGGACAAAATCCCTTTCCTAATACAAAATGAAAGTCTCTGAAAGCTTTTGCATTTTCCATCTATCAATTTAagtgataaatttaattttttctttttgacatCTAAAATTAGACAAAttgtatgagaaatattttaattataaaaaaattatataaaaataaatctataaactgacgtgattttatatagtgcatcatattataaaattacttttattataaaataaatttaataaattacgtaaaatcacatcaatttataaatttatttttatataatttctctgCGTTTACAGTCGTATTGCATACGACGACACCAGCTTTCAGACAAGAATTGTATACCAGTGGCATgtattgtaattatatttaagacCAAGCCTAGTAATATTTCCAACTTCCCACCTTCCATAACGCACAAAACTGCATTTCGAATGTTTTGGTTCCGACATATATAAATCGaagtccttttcttttcttcttcactgCAAACACGGGAAGAAAGAGCACTCTAAAAGCCATGAACTTACGGCGCGGTTTTCCGTTGCTGTTTCAGCAATACACCGCGCTTCTGAAGAAGAACCTCCTGCTCTCATGGCGGAACAAGAGGGCGACCTTTCTTCAACTCttttcctccttcttcttcgtCTTTCTCATCTTCTGCATCCAGGAGGCCATCCAGGCTCGCtactccacctccacctcctaCAAGAGTGTCCCCGATCCCAAACCCCTGTTCTCGCCTCCGATTCCGCCCTGCGAGGACAAGTTCTATACCAGGCTCCCTTGCTTTGACTTTCTGTGGAGCGGAAACGAGACCGCCGCGGCTCGGACCATTGTGGATGGGATCATGGCGAATAACCCTGGGAGGCCGATTCCTTCGACTAAGGTAGGTGTCTTTTTCGCTTCTGGGAGAACAAAATGGAAAATGGATACTCGAAGAGAATTACGTATTCCAGAGTCTTAATATTGAGGTCCTTTGGACTTCATTTACATCTATTCGCTGTTTGGACGCAAAGAAAGCGAGCGAAAAATGGAAATAGGGTGctctgtttgtttctttttcatacttggtgaatatgaaaatttttatttgttttcttctctctatTGAATTCAACGCAAATAAGAAATTTCGCATTGACAAGCCAGTTTGCCTGgtccataaaaagaaaattggaaatgAAAGAATTTCAAGCCAGTTGACCAGCTAGTTTCAAATAGATACTTCCAAAATTATGGagatttttatctttgtttggttgctgagaatcTATAACTACAAGAAAGGACAAACCAAACGAAAAGTGGAATTATTTAATTCTATCCTTTTGCTTCAGTTGGATTGGAAATTTGAGTTCTAGTTTGAAAATCTTGGAATTCTTCTCTATGTCTGCTCCTGAATGTAATAGATTGAAATCTTGATGTTGGGTTTGTTGAGGAGGTCGACGAAAAAGGAAATATGATGGACGATTCAGACCGTGGAAGATCTTAATTAAATCCATTCTAAATGGTGTCCTTTGTTAATACAGGTTCAATCATTTCGAACAACAAATGAAGTAGACGCATGGCTTTTTAATAATCCTATGAGGTGCCCAGGAGCTTTGCATTTTGTGCAAAGAAATGCTACAGTAATTAGCTACGGCATACAGACTAATTCAACTCCAGCTGCATTGCGAGGGAATTATGAAGATCccacatttaaatttcaaataccaCTTCAAATTGCGGCAGAGCGTGAGATTGCAAGATTGCTGATTGGAGGTATTAAATTCTGGTCCCGGTCTGGAATTCTCTGGTCACAGGATTTAATACTGTTAAATCTTCTCTGCATTTTCAGATCCAAAGTTAAGCTGGGTTGTCGGGTTCAAGGAATTCGCGCACCCTGCAGTGGAAATTTTTTCTGCAGTGGCTACAGTAGGACCAACCTTTTTCCTTGCAGCCGCCATGTTcgcttttgtttttaatatcagTTCTTTGATCACAGAGAAAGAGCTTAAACTTCGGCAGGTATTGACATTCTGTGGTCTGAGACTCTGAACTCAAAATAGGATTATcgtttccttctcttttcaCTTTGCagaattattcaatttttcatttttttctttatttttatacccACAGGCAATGAGTATGATGGGTCTTTATGATTCTGCTTACTGGCTCTCGTGGCTCACGTGGGAGGGAATTCTTACGCTTCTCTCCTCAGTATTCTTAGTTCTCTTTGGGATGCTCTTTCAGTTTGATTTTTTCTTGAACAACAGTTTTGAAGTAGTGTTACTTGTGTTCTTTCTTTTCCAACTTAATATGGTAAAGAGCAAGTCCCATCTGtcactgttttattttttgcttattAATTGTGATTTGGTTTTTAATTAAGAGTAAACCTTGATACGTTTTTCCAACTTTTGATGCTAGATTGGCTTTGCCTTCATGTTGTCAGCCTTCATTAGCAAATCCTCTTCATCCACAACAGTGGGTTTCTCCGTATTTATTGTTGGCTTCATGACTCAGGCAAGATTCCGTTGCCAAATCTCTGTGATAGGAGCTAATTAACCGTTCACTTGTATAATTTGTTTCCACTTGTGTCATTGCAGCTTGTTACAGTATTTGGATTTCCATACAGTGACAGCTTCTCTACCACCTTAAGAGCTATCTGGTCGTTATTCCCACCTAATCTTCTTGCTGCGGCTCTAAATCTGCTTGCTGAAGCAACTTCAACCCCTCAAGATATTGGGATTACTTGGAGTAGACGTGCCAAGTGTGCACCAAACGATACAGAATGTGTAATAACGATTGTACGTGAAAACCTCAAGCTCCCAATTGTGACAATTAATACATCACTCTATACATTCTAGTGGGAAAAAGCACATTCCGTTCTTTATATTGCACGTTCATTTTTGTCACTCTACTTTAATCTACGCTGGATCATTTCCATCACAGTTATTTTGTATCTCTCGTTCTCATGACAGGATGATATTTACAAATGGCTGGTTGCTACATTCTTACTATGGTTTGCATTGGCCATCTACTTCGATAACATAATCCCAAATGCATCTGGTGTGAGAAAATCTGTGTTTTACTTTCTAAACCCTGGGTATTGGACAGGGAGAGGTGGAAGCAAAGTGAGAGGTAATTCAGTTTGCTCTCCACTCTGTGTTCACGGGTTCTCCTCATTGCCTATAATTATGACTGATGCTTTTTCCCCCTCCCATCATAGAGGGTGGGATTTGTAGTTGCATAGGTTCAGTTCCACAGCAGGAGCATA includes:
- the LOC121236812 gene encoding ABC transporter A family member 2-like isoform X2, whose amino-acid sequence is MNLRRGFPLLFQQYTALLKKNLLLSWRNKRATFLQLFSSFFFVFLIFCIQEAIQARYSTSTSYKSVPDPKPLFSPPIPPCEDKFYTRLPCFDFLWSGNETAAARTIVDGIMANNPGRPIPSTKVQSFRTTNEVDAWLFNNPMRCPGALHFVQRNATVISYGIQTNSTPAALRGNYEDPTFKFQIPLQIAAEREIARLLIGDPKLSWVVGFKEFAHPAVEIFSAVATVGPTFFLAAAMFAFVFNISSLITEKELKLRQAMSMMGLYDSAYWLSWLTWEGILTLLSSVFLVLFGMLFQFDFFLNNSFEVVLLVFFLFQLNMIGFAFMLSAFISKSSSSTTVGFSVFIVGFMTQLVTVFGFPYSDSFSTTLRAIWSLFPPNLLAAALNLLAEATSTPQDIGITWSRRAKCAPNDTECVITIDDIYKWLVATFLLWFALAIYFDNIIPNASGVRKSVFYFLNPGYWTGRGGSKVREGGICSCIGSVPQQEHITPDDGDVLEEENRVKHQTQEGVVDPDVAVQIRGLVKSYPGTRQFGCCKCQKTPSYHAVRGLWVNFAKNQLFCLLGPNGAGKTTTINCLTGITPVTGGDALIYGSSVRSSVGMSDIRRIIGVCPQFDILWDALSGQEHLHLFSCIKGLPSASIRSITQKSLEEVRLTEAAKIRAGSYSGGMKRRLSVAIALIGDPKLVILDEPTTGMDPITRRHVWDIINEAKKGRAIVLTTHSMEEADILSDRIGIMAKGRLRCIGTSIRLKSRFGTGFIANVSFLGRTNGQTTPTHALSNGAAVSPIHHEAVKEFFKDQLDVVPKEENKAFLTFVIPHDRERLLTKFFEELEDRKDEFGISDIQLGLTTLEEVFLNIARQAELESAAVEGRLETLTLTSRAASVQIPVGARFVGIPGTESEENPRGIMVEVYWEQDDSGALCISGHSAEIPVPPNVPTMPSATTSERNFLGRAGTILGVVINPDQIGITN